In Fusobacteriaceae bacterium, one genomic interval encodes:
- a CDS encoding aldo/keto reductase, translating into MFRLANDVLIPAIGFGTWESTDPQKCADCVKLALETGYGHIDTAKIYKNEEFVGKGIKAYLEANPDKKRADVFVTTKLWNANQGYDATLAEFGNSLTRLGLDYVDLFLVHWPNTKRMETTIDTWKALEKIYRDKKARAIGVCNFKPHHFEELLPHATIVPMVNQIELHPEMQQEETVAYCRGKGIQIEAWSPLMRGNLENPVLLAIAAKYGKSVAQVILKWHLQNGYIPLPKSVTPSRIKENYDLGGFGLDDDDLAKIKELNRDKRIFGADPDTMAYGFDKIK; encoded by the coding sequence ATGTTCAGACTGGCAAACGACGTCCTGATCCCGGCCATCGGCTTCGGGACATGGGAATCGACGGATCCGCAGAAATGCGCGGATTGTGTAAAACTGGCCCTTGAGACCGGCTACGGCCATATCGATACGGCCAAGATCTACAAGAACGAAGAATTTGTGGGAAAGGGGATAAAAGCCTACCTGGAGGCCAATCCCGACAAAAAGCGGGCGGACGTCTTCGTGACGACAAAGCTCTGGAACGCCAATCAAGGCTATGACGCGACGCTGGCGGAATTCGGGAATTCCCTCACGCGTCTGGGGCTCGACTATGTGGACCTCTTTCTCGTCCACTGGCCCAACACGAAGCGCATGGAGACCACCATCGACACGTGGAAGGCCCTCGAAAAGATTTACCGGGACAAGAAAGCCCGGGCCATCGGCGTCTGCAATTTCAAACCCCATCATTTCGAAGAACTGTTGCCCCATGCGACCATTGTCCCCATGGTGAATCAGATCGAGCTTCATCCGGAGATGCAGCAGGAGGAAACCGTGGCCTACTGCCGGGGGAAAGGCATTCAGATCGAGGCCTGGAGTCCGCTCATGCGGGGAAATCTGGAAAATCCCGTATTGCTCGCTATCGCGGCAAAGTATGGCAAGTCCGTCGCTCAGGTCATTCTCAAATGGCATCTGCAAAACGGATATATTCCGCTTCCCAAGTCCGTGACGCCTTCACGGATCAAGGAAAACTATGATCTGGGCGGCTTCGGTCTCGATGACGACGATCTCGCCAAAATCAAGGAGCTCAACCGGGACAAGCGGATTTTCGGGGCGGATCCCGATACCATGGCCTACGGGTTTGACAAGATCAAATGA
- a CDS encoding NAD-dependent protein deacylase, with protein MENIKKLAEILKNSKYAVFFGGAGTSTDSGIKDFRGKDGLYKTDWRGYRPEEILSIDFFVSHRELFNEYVAEKMSIENVKPNKGHAALVELEKMGILKTIITQNIDNLHQDAGSGRVLELHGTLKDWYCLSCGKRADHNFTCDCGGVVRPRVTLYGEMLDDRVTSEAIAEIRKADTLLIAGTSLTVYPAAYYIRYFEGKNLVIINADSTQYDADASLVIHDNFSNVMEAAVNEIRAMENEAK; from the coding sequence ATGGAAAACATCAAGAAACTCGCGGAAATTTTGAAAAACAGCAAATATGCCGTATTTTTCGGCGGCGCCGGCACGTCCACAGATTCGGGAATCAAGGATTTCCGCGGGAAGGACGGCCTCTACAAGACCGACTGGCGCGGGTATCGGCCTGAGGAGATCCTGAGCATAGACTTTTTCGTGTCCCACCGGGAGCTCTTCAACGAATATGTGGCCGAAAAAATGAGCATCGAAAACGTCAAACCCAACAAAGGCCACGCCGCCTTGGTAGAGCTTGAAAAAATGGGGATACTCAAGACCATTATCACACAAAATATCGACAATCTCCATCAGGACGCCGGGAGCGGCCGGGTACTGGAACTGCACGGTACGCTGAAGGACTGGTACTGCCTCAGCTGCGGCAAACGAGCCGATCACAATTTTACCTGCGACTGCGGCGGCGTCGTCCGACCCCGGGTTACGCTCTACGGAGAAATGCTTGATGACCGCGTGACCTCCGAGGCCATTGCGGAAATCCGCAAAGCCGACACGCTCCTGATCGCGGGGACGAGCCTCACGGTCTATCCCGCGGCCTACTACATCCGTTATTTTGAGGGAAAAAATCTCGTAATCATCAACGCCGACTCGACGCAGTATGACGCGGACGCGTCCCTCGTGATCCACGACAATTTTTCCAACGTCATGGAAGCGGCCGTAAACGAAATCAGAGCCATGGAAAATGAGGCCAAATAA
- a CDS encoding sugar ABC transporter ATP-binding protein, whose protein sequence is MDADVLLEIRDITKRFPGTVALNRVRMSVRKGEIHALCGENGAGKSTLMNIIGGVYAPSEGHIFFDGREIAPKNPREAQDMGIGFVHQELSLCPHLSAAENIFIGRLPAKWDAIDFKRLYAEADEILGRFNAGFSSKTIVSQLTVSEQQLVEIGKSMSLNCKLLILDEPTSSLTDKETVKLFEVVRNLKEQGISVLYISHRMAEIFELCERVTVFKDGGYISTMNVTEIRPEDVIKAMVGRELSVLYPPKAQNIDDNSLILQVEKLNSPKFQNISFKLRKGEILGFAGLVGAGRSEIMRGICAIDPIESGEIRLNHEKKSFKNYREAVNAGLCYLTEDRKKTGIFAVMPILDNMISANLKGVSRGIWFDNELARKLVDTYVKSLNIKIPGMDYLISSLSGGNQQKCLVGKWLSVHPLVLIMDEPTRGIDVGAKAEIHNLLRELAASGVGVIIVSSELPEVIGVSDRVAVIHEGDLMGFLEGDALTEENVMMLASGKRMKQEGELYA, encoded by the coding sequence ATGGATGCCGATGTATTGTTGGAAATCAGGGATATCACGAAGCGTTTTCCCGGGACCGTGGCCCTGAACCGCGTCCGGATGAGCGTCAGGAAAGGAGAAATCCACGCCCTCTGCGGCGAAAACGGCGCCGGGAAATCGACGCTGATGAATATCATCGGCGGGGTTTACGCGCCCAGTGAAGGGCACATTTTCTTTGACGGCAGAGAGATCGCTCCAAAAAATCCCCGGGAAGCTCAGGATATGGGGATCGGCTTTGTCCATCAGGAACTTTCTCTGTGCCCGCATCTTTCGGCCGCTGAAAACATCTTTATCGGCAGGCTTCCGGCCAAATGGGACGCTATTGACTTCAAACGCCTCTATGCCGAGGCGGACGAGATTTTGGGACGATTCAACGCCGGTTTTTCCAGCAAGACCATTGTGTCGCAACTGACCGTCAGCGAGCAACAGTTGGTGGAGATCGGCAAATCCATGAGCCTCAACTGCAAACTCTTGATTCTCGACGAGCCCACGTCGTCCCTCACGGACAAGGAGACCGTAAAGCTCTTTGAAGTCGTCCGGAACCTGAAGGAACAAGGGATTTCCGTCCTGTACATTTCCCACCGGATGGCGGAAATTTTTGAGCTTTGTGAAAGGGTCACGGTCTTTAAAGACGGCGGCTATATCTCGACCATGAACGTTACTGAAATCCGTCCCGAAGACGTCATCAAAGCCATGGTGGGGCGGGAACTCAGCGTCCTTTACCCCCCGAAAGCGCAAAATATAGACGACAACAGCCTGATCTTGCAAGTGGAAAAGCTCAATTCCCCCAAATTCCAAAACATCAGTTTCAAGCTGCGCAAAGGAGAAATCCTTGGATTTGCCGGCCTTGTGGGGGCGGGACGCAGCGAGATCATGCGGGGAATCTGCGCCATTGATCCCATAGAGAGCGGGGAAATCCGCCTGAACCATGAAAAAAAATCCTTTAAAAATTATCGAGAAGCCGTAAACGCGGGCTTGTGTTACCTGACCGAAGACCGAAAAAAAACAGGGATCTTTGCGGTCATGCCGATCCTCGACAATATGATCAGCGCCAACCTCAAAGGCGTTTCCAGGGGGATTTGGTTCGATAACGAACTGGCGCGAAAGCTGGTCGACACCTATGTAAAGAGCCTCAACATCAAGATTCCGGGCATGGATTACCTGATTTCAAGCCTTTCCGGAGGCAACCAGCAAAAATGCCTCGTGGGAAAATGGCTTTCGGTCCATCCGCTTGTCCTGATTATGGACGAACCCACAAGGGGCATCGACGTCGGGGCCAAGGCGGAAATCCACAATCTTTTGCGGGAACTGGCCGCGTCGGGGGTAGGCGTCATTATTGTGTCCAGCGAGCTTCCGGAGGTCATCGGGGTCAGCGACCGGGTCGCGGTGATTCATGAGGGAGATTTGATGGGCTTTCTCGAGGGCGACGCGCTCACGGAGGAAAACGTGATGATGCTCGCTTCGGGAAAACGGATGAAACAAGAAGGTGAATTGTATGCGTGA